DNA from Streptomyces sp. NBC_01260:
CAAGCTGGATGGCGCAGAGGCCGACCAGCAGGAGCAGCGGAATGAACCCCATGTACTCGATGGCGACCTGACCGCGGTCGCGGCGGCTCATGTCTGTGGCCCGTTCCATCAGTCAGCCCTCCAGCACCGAGGCCGCATCGCCCTCGACCTCGAACGGGAAGTTGAGTACACCCGGGACCAGTACCGGCACCGACAACGTCACCTTGGCCCGGTACAGGCCTCGCTCTGGTCCACAGTCGGGCTGAGCCGCACGCGCCCAGGCATCAGGCAGATCCTCCTTCGCTGCTTCGATGCAGTCCGTCTCCGGATTCCCGGCTGACCCTGACCCCGCCCGCGCCCCCACGTCCGCCGCATTGCCGGCCAGGCTGAACGTGTAGCCGATCAGGGCGCACTGCCAGAGCGCAATGAGCAGCAGAAT
Protein-coding regions in this window:
- a CDS encoding TadE/TadG family type IV pilus assembly protein — translated: MATTEMADTRIGRGRDRDRGQTAIEFVGVTPLIILLLIALWQCALIGYTFSLAGNAADVGARAGSGSAGNPETDCIEAAKEDLPDAWARAAQPDCGPERGLYRAKVTLSVPVLVPGVLNFPFEVEGDAASVLEG